The proteins below come from a single Xiphophorus couchianus chromosome 20, X_couchianus-1.0, whole genome shotgun sequence genomic window:
- the tox2 gene encoding TOX high mobility group box family member 2 isoform X3 — protein sequence MRPNPDGKRLPSTGFDGENMYMNENNHEFLPPNHSYTGQTGSGGGGGGGGGSSSGNGTGDEDYEIPPITPPNHPEPPLLHLMEHDSTGYLCHSLPHNGLINPYSYTELPTLMMSNMLAQEGHLVSSQMPSMQEMALHHHQQQHHHQHPDGAHYDPARNHPMINSSPPILPNPMSALSQLNPQVSRSALPHGSPSPPGSKSATPSPSSSNQEEETDPHSKIVFQMTGEKRPSSEMMKPKPKPQKKKKKKDPNEPTKPVSAYALFFRDTQAAIKGQNPNATFGDVSKIVASMWDGLGEEQKQSYKRKTEAAKKEYLKALAAYRASLVSKTYNDPGENKTAQTSQASPHMMPTNSLYSVPPPPQPSSPYLGPGAFPLTDLQSYAGHAPRHTLSQTLSQSPMLPSISASPPSSFQISPPLHPHQQLSLHQSSLLNQPIRMQQVQSQPIISHQMGLQASLHSPPPGQQGFSHLQSEYQKSIGGSQSPGAPGSGPGPGVAQTHEWDGEYCNRECGNHCSGSMIGRDKPLYLT from the exons AGCTACACAGGCCAGACAGGCAGCGGCGGGGGAGGAGGCGGGGGAGGCGGCAGCTCAAGTGGAAACGGGACTGGGGACGAAGACTATGAGATCCCACCAATCACTCCACCCAACCACCCCGAGCCACCTCTTCTTCACCTGATGGAGCATGACTCTACGGGCTACCTCTGTCATTCGCTGCCACACAATGGGCTCATCAACCCATACTCGTACACTGAGCTGCCAACGCTCATGATGTCGAACATGTTGGCACAGGAAGGCCACCTTGTCTCCAGTCAAATGCCCTCG ATGCAGGAGATGGCTTTGCACCACCACCAACAGCAACACCATCACCAGCACCCTGACGGCGCTCATTACGATCCTGCCCGTAACCACCCCATGATAAACAGCTCACCTCCGATACTGCCCAACCCCATGAGCGCACTGTCTCAGCTAAACCCTCAGGTCAGCCGGAGCGCACTGCCTCATGGTTCCCCCTCGCCTCCTGGGAGTAAATCAGCCACACCCTCTCCTTCAAGCTCCAATCAGGAGGAGGAGACAGATCCTCATTCAAAG ATTGTCTTCCAGATGACGGGTGAGAAACGGCCATCTTCAGAGATGATGAAGCCCAAGCCCAAGccccaaaagaagaagaagaagaaggaccCTAATGAGCCGACCAAGCCGGTGTCAGCCTACGCTTTGTTCTTCAGAGACACCCAGGCAGCCATCAAAGGACAGAATCCAAACGCAACCTTTGGAGATGTTTCCAAGATAGTCGCCTCCATGTGGGATGGACTGGGAGAGGAGCAGAAACAg AGCTACAAGAGGAAAACAGAGGCTGCTAAGAAGGAGTACCTGAAAGCCCTGGCCGCCTACAGAGCCAGTCTGGTTTCCAAG acGTATAACGACCCTGGGGAGAATAAAACTGCCCAAACGAGCCAGGCCTCTCCACATATGATGCCAACCAACTCGCTGTACAGTGTGCCACCTCCCCCACAGCCGTCATCGCCATACCTGGGACCCGGGGCCTTCCCTCTAACCGACCTGCAGAGCTATGCAGGCCACGCCCCACGCCACACTCTGTCACAGACCCTCAGCCAATCCCCAATGCTGCCCAGCATTAGTGCCTCCCCACCTTCCTCCTTCCAGATCAGCCCGCCGCTTCACCCCCACCAGCAGCTCTCCCTGCACCAGAGCTCACTCCTCAACCAGCCCATCCGAATGCAGCAGGTCCAGTCCCAGCCAATCATCTCTCACCAGATGGGGCTACAGGCCTCTCTTCACTCCCCACCTCCAGGACAGCAG GGTTTTTCCCACCTCCAGTCAGAGTACCAGAAGAGCATTGGGGGTTCCCAGTCACCAGGAGCTCCTGGCTCTGGGCCCGGTCCTGGAGTGGCTCAGACCCATGAGTGGGATGGAGAATACTGCAATCGGGAGTGCGGCAACCACTGCAG TGGAAGCATGATAGGCAGGGACAAGCCCCTCTACCTCACCTGA